A DNA window from Sphingopyxis macrogoltabida contains the following coding sequences:
- a CDS encoding acyl-CoA dehydrogenase C-terminal domain-containing protein, with the protein MPAYRAPVQDTLFLINDVLGIERHANLPGFANATPDMVEAVLTEAGKFCEEVLFPINQSGDLEGCTRHDDGSVTTPKGFKEAYKAYCDAGWGLLTAPEEFGGQGLPHVIGFPVEEYRNAANQAFAMYPGLSQGATAAILVKGSEEQKATYVPKMVSGEWTGTMNLTEPHCGTDLGLIRTRAVPNGDGSYAVTGTKIFISSGEHDLADNIIHLVLAKTPDAPDSVKGISLFIVPKFLVNEDGSLGERNTLSCGSIEHKMGIHANSTCVMNYDGAKGWMVGEENKGLAAMFIMMNAARLGVGIQGLGQADVALQNAVHYAQDRRQGRALTGPQDPEEKADPLFVHPDVRRMLMDGKATVEGLRALCLWGALQVDLSHVAASEEERQQADDLVSLLTPVIKGYGTDKGYEVATNAQQVFGGHGYIEEQGMSQYVRDARITMIYEGANGVQAMDLVGRKLAQNGGREIQDFFAIVDGECAAAKDKPAFADLAVRLEKANGELKAATMWFMQNGMANPNNVGAGAHHYMHILGIVALGSMWLMMAEAAQKALDEGRGNKPFLEAKLVTARYFGERFLPDAGSLRRKIEAGSEAMMALTPDQFLAA; encoded by the coding sequence ATGCCCGCTTATCGCGCTCCCGTCCAAGATACGCTTTTCCTCATCAACGATGTGCTCGGGATCGAGCGCCATGCGAACCTGCCGGGTTTCGCCAATGCGACCCCCGACATGGTCGAGGCGGTGCTGACCGAGGCAGGGAAGTTCTGCGAGGAAGTGCTGTTTCCGATCAACCAGTCGGGCGATCTCGAAGGCTGTACGCGCCACGACGACGGGTCGGTGACGACGCCGAAGGGCTTCAAGGAAGCGTATAAGGCTTATTGCGACGCCGGTTGGGGCCTGCTGACCGCACCCGAGGAGTTCGGCGGGCAGGGGCTGCCGCACGTCATCGGTTTCCCGGTCGAGGAATATCGCAACGCCGCGAACCAGGCCTTTGCCATGTATCCCGGCCTCTCGCAGGGCGCGACCGCGGCGATCCTCGTCAAGGGGTCGGAGGAGCAGAAGGCAACCTATGTGCCGAAAATGGTGTCGGGCGAATGGACCGGCACGATGAACCTGACCGAACCGCATTGCGGCACCGACCTCGGCCTCATCCGCACGCGCGCCGTGCCGAACGGCGACGGCAGCTATGCGGTGACCGGGACCAAGATTTTCATCTCGTCGGGCGAGCATGACCTCGCCGACAACATCATCCACCTCGTCCTTGCGAAGACCCCTGACGCGCCCGACAGCGTCAAGGGTATCTCGTTGTTCATCGTGCCCAAATTCCTCGTCAACGAAGACGGCTCGCTTGGCGAGCGCAACACGCTTTCGTGCGGGTCGATCGAGCACAAGATGGGGATCCACGCCAACTCGACCTGCGTCATGAATTACGACGGCGCGAAAGGCTGGATGGTCGGCGAGGAGAACAAGGGCCTCGCCGCGATGTTCATCATGATGAACGCCGCGCGTCTCGGCGTCGGCATCCAGGGGCTGGGACAGGCCGATGTCGCGCTGCAGAACGCCGTCCACTATGCGCAGGATCGCCGGCAAGGCCGGGCGCTCACCGGACCGCAGGACCCGGAGGAAAAGGCCGATCCGCTGTTCGTCCACCCCGACGTGCGCCGTATGCTGATGGACGGCAAGGCGACCGTCGAGGGCTTGCGCGCGCTGTGCCTGTGGGGCGCGCTGCAGGTCGACCTGTCGCACGTCGCGGCGAGCGAGGAAGAGCGCCAGCAAGCCGACGATCTCGTCAGCCTGCTCACTCCGGTGATCAAGGGCTATGGCACCGACAAGGGCTATGAGGTCGCGACCAATGCGCAGCAGGTGTTCGGCGGCCACGGCTACATCGAGGAACAGGGCATGAGCCAATATGTCCGCGATGCCCGCATCACGATGATCTATGAAGGCGCGAACGGCGTCCAGGCGATGGACCTTGTCGGCCGCAAGCTTGCCCAGAATGGCGGCCGTGAGATCCAGGACTTTTTCGCGATCGTCGACGGCGAATGCGCCGCCGCCAAGGACAAGCCCGCGTTCGCCGATCTCGCGGTGCGGCTCGAAAAGGCGAATGGCGAGCTCAAGGCGGCGACGATGTGGTTCATGCAGAACGGCATGGCGAACCCGAACAATGTCGGTGCCGGCGCGCATCATTACATGCACATCCTCGGCATCGTCGCGCTCGGATCGATGTGGCTGATGATGGCCGAAGCGGCGCAGAAGGCACTCGACGAAGGGCGCGGCAACAAGCCGTTCCTCGAAGCCAAGCTGGTCACCGCGCGCTATTTCGGCGAACGCTTCCTGCCCGACGCGGGGTCGCTGCGCCGCAAGATCGAGGCGGGCAGCGAAGCGATGATGGCGCTGACTCCCGACCAGTTCCTGGCCGCCTGA
- a CDS encoding carboxyl transferase domain-containing protein: MSAPVLGTTVHRDSETYRANDAHNRALRDELWARVGEAALGGNEKARERHTSRGKLLPRQRVERVLDQGSPFLEIGQLAAGDMYEGEVPGAGMIAGIGRVSGRQCMIVCNDATVKGGTYYPMTVKKHLRAQEIAEANRLPCIYLVDSGGANLPHQDQVFPDRDHFGRIFFNQANMSAKRIPQIACVMGSCTAGGAYVPAMSDETVIVRNQGTIFLAGPPLVKAATGEEISAEDLGGGDLHAKKSGVVDHLAENDEHALTIVRDIVSHLGEETGFEVAIKEPRAPKYDAEELYGIVPSDVRAPYDVHEVIARIVDGSEFHEFKANYGSSLVCGFAHIWGIPVAILANNGVLFSESAVKGAHFIELAQQRRIPLLFLQNISGFMVGGKYEAEGIAKHGAKLVTAVATATVPKITVLIGGSFGAGNYGMCGRAYSPRFLFSWPNARISVMGGEQAASVLATVHRDADKWTPEEAEAFKAPIRQKYEDEGNPYHATARLWDDGIIDPAQTRDVLGLAFAATLNAPVEDRGFGVFRM, encoded by the coding sequence GTGAGCGCACCAGTACTCGGAACCACGGTCCATCGCGACAGCGAGACCTATCGCGCCAACGACGCGCACAACCGCGCGCTGCGCGACGAGTTGTGGGCGCGCGTCGGCGAGGCAGCGCTCGGCGGCAATGAAAAGGCGCGCGAGCGGCACACCAGCCGTGGCAAGCTGCTCCCCCGTCAGCGGGTCGAGCGGGTGCTCGACCAGGGATCGCCCTTCCTCGAAATCGGCCAGCTCGCGGCGGGCGACATGTATGAGGGCGAGGTTCCGGGCGCCGGCATGATCGCCGGCATCGGCCGCGTTTCGGGCCGCCAGTGCATGATCGTCTGCAACGATGCGACGGTGAAGGGCGGCACCTATTACCCGATGACGGTCAAGAAGCACCTTCGCGCGCAGGAGATTGCCGAGGCGAACCGCCTGCCGTGCATCTATCTGGTCGACTCGGGCGGCGCCAACCTGCCGCATCAGGATCAGGTGTTTCCCGACCGCGACCATTTCGGGCGCATCTTCTTCAATCAGGCCAATATGTCGGCGAAGCGCATCCCGCAGATCGCCTGCGTGATGGGAAGCTGCACCGCCGGCGGCGCCTATGTTCCCGCGATGAGCGACGAGACGGTGATCGTCCGCAATCAGGGCACGATCTTCCTAGCCGGACCGCCGCTGGTCAAGGCGGCGACGGGCGAAGAGATCAGCGCCGAGGATTTGGGCGGCGGCGACCTGCACGCCAAAAAGTCGGGCGTCGTCGACCATCTTGCCGAGAATGACGAGCATGCGCTGACCATCGTCCGCGACATCGTCAGCCACCTCGGCGAGGAAACCGGGTTCGAGGTCGCGATCAAGGAACCGCGGGCGCCGAAATACGACGCGGAAGAACTCTATGGCATCGTCCCGAGCGACGTGCGCGCGCCCTACGACGTCCACGAAGTGATCGCACGCATCGTCGACGGTAGCGAATTTCACGAGTTCAAGGCGAATTACGGGTCGAGCCTCGTCTGCGGCTTTGCGCACATCTGGGGCATCCCGGTCGCGATCCTCGCCAACAACGGCGTGCTGTTCAGCGAGAGCGCGGTCAAGGGCGCGCACTTCATCGAACTTGCGCAGCAGCGGCGCATTCCCCTGCTCTTCCTCCAGAATATTTCGGGCTTCATGGTCGGCGGCAAATATGAGGCCGAGGGTATCGCGAAGCATGGCGCGAAGCTGGTGACCGCAGTGGCAACCGCGACGGTGCCGAAGATCACTGTGCTGATCGGCGGCAGCTTCGGCGCCGGCAATTACGGCATGTGCGGCCGCGCCTATAGCCCGCGCTTCCTCTTTAGCTGGCCCAATGCGCGGATCAGCGTGATGGGCGGCGAACAGGCCGCGTCGGTGCTGGCGACCGTCCACCGCGACGCCGACAAATGGACGCCCGAAGAGGCCGAAGCCTTCAAGGCGCCGATCCGCCAGAAATATGAGGACGAAGGCAATCCCTATCACGCCACCGCGCGCCTGTGGGACGATGGCATCATCGACCCAGCGCAGACGCGCGACGTGCTGGGTCTTGCCTTCGCCGCAACGCTGAACGCCCCGGTTGAAGACCGCGGGTTTGGCGTGTTCAGGATGTGA
- a CDS encoding phospholipase D-like domain-containing protein codes for MSEGALSPIVVEGRNCWRIERADKARMIVDAADYYALLERLMAGAKERILLIGWDFDPRIALKPDGQGQGEPLGDYLLRLAHEKPGRDIDILRWNFGGLKQFAMPRILSMVARWKLTRSISFRLDSAHPVGCSHHQKVAVFDDHLAVCGGIDVGSRRWDTREHKDGDPHRTDPGGKPYMPWHDSTMILAGAVGNALADLGNERWQRATKKPLRDIAGDGENWPDDLEPDFHGVEVAISRTRAEYEDCEEIREIEQLYLDMIAAAKRFIYFENQYFTCGKIAAAIAERLNEDDPPEFVMVMPETADGWLEQMAMDAARVKLVREIAKAKYGDRLKVYFPRTAGGEAIYVHAKTAIVDDRMIRVGSANMNNRSMGLDSECDVTIDAALSANTGVEPTIRRLRESLIAEHLGVEPVDVGRRFEGTGSLIETIEGLRGDGRSLELLDLTKPGPLDDYIAENELLDPDSPDAMFESLTERGLRKSWHRGRDWMKRHRPFGRRSG; via the coding sequence ATGAGCGAGGGCGCGCTTTCCCCGATCGTCGTCGAAGGCCGCAATTGCTGGCGGATCGAACGCGCCGACAAGGCGCGGATGATCGTCGATGCCGCCGACTATTATGCCCTGCTCGAACGGCTGATGGCGGGGGCGAAGGAACGCATCCTGCTCATCGGCTGGGATTTCGATCCGCGCATCGCGCTGAAACCCGACGGGCAGGGACAGGGCGAACCGCTTGGCGACTATCTGCTCCGTCTGGCGCATGAAAAACCCGGGCGCGACATCGATATCTTGCGCTGGAATTTCGGCGGTTTGAAGCAATTTGCGATGCCGCGTATCCTGTCGATGGTGGCGCGCTGGAAGCTGACGCGTTCGATCAGTTTCCGGCTCGACAGCGCGCATCCGGTCGGTTGCAGCCATCACCAGAAGGTGGCGGTGTTCGACGATCACCTCGCAGTGTGCGGCGGGATCGACGTCGGTTCGCGTCGCTGGGACACGCGCGAGCACAAGGATGGCGACCCGCACCGCACCGATCCGGGCGGCAAACCCTATATGCCCTGGCACGATTCGACGATGATCCTCGCGGGCGCGGTCGGCAACGCGCTCGCCGATCTCGGCAACGAACGCTGGCAGCGGGCAACGAAAAAGCCGCTCCGTGACATCGCTGGCGACGGCGAGAACTGGCCCGACGACCTTGAGCCCGATTTCCACGGCGTCGAGGTCGCCATCTCTCGCACCCGCGCCGAATATGAGGATTGCGAGGAAATCCGCGAGATCGAACAGCTTTATCTCGACATGATCGCCGCCGCGAAGCGCTTCATCTATTTCGAGAACCAGTATTTTACATGCGGAAAAATCGCCGCCGCAATCGCCGAGCGGCTGAACGAGGACGATCCGCCCGAATTCGTCATGGTGATGCCAGAGACCGCCGACGGCTGGCTCGAGCAGATGGCGATGGACGCGGCGCGGGTGAAGCTGGTCCGCGAGATTGCGAAGGCGAAATATGGCGACCGGTTAAAGGTCTATTTTCCGCGCACCGCGGGCGGCGAGGCGATCTATGTCCATGCCAAGACCGCGATCGTCGACGACCGGATGATCCGGGTCGGATCGGCCAATATGAACAACCGCTCGATGGGGCTCGACAGCGAATGCGACGTGACGATCGACGCGGCGCTGTCGGCGAACACCGGGGTCGAGCCGACGATCCGGCGCCTCCGCGAATCCCTGATCGCCGAACATCTGGGGGTCGAGCCGGTCGATGTCGGGCGACGTTTCGAAGGAACGGGGTCGCTTATCGAGACGATCGAGGGGCTGCGTGGCGACGGGCGGTCGCTCGAACTGCTCGACCTGACCAAGCCCGGTCCGCTGGACGATTATATCGCCGAGAACGAACTGCTGGACCCCGACAGCCCCGATGCGATGTTCGAGAGCCTCACCGAACGCGGACTCCGCAAGAGTTGGCATCGCGGACGCGACTGGATGAAGCGGCATCGCCCCTTCGGGCGGCGGAGCGGCTAA
- a CDS encoding MaoC family dehydratase, whose translation MAGRFFDEWQVGDTLEHDIRRTVTETDNLLFTTMTHNPQPLHLDIEAAKASEFGQILVNGTFTFSLMVGLSVGDTTLGTLVANLGYDKLVMPKPVFIGDTLRATSEVVGLKESKSRPNAGIVTFLHRAINQRGETVCQCERSALLKKKEN comes from the coding sequence ATGGCAGGCAGGTTTTTCGACGAATGGCAGGTCGGCGACACGCTGGAGCATGATATCCGGCGCACGGTGACCGAAACCGACAATCTGCTGTTCACGACGATGACGCATAATCCGCAGCCGCTGCACCTCGACATCGAGGCGGCGAAGGCGTCGGAATTCGGGCAGATTCTCGTCAACGGCACCTTCACCTTCAGCCTGATGGTCGGGCTGTCGGTCGGCGATACGACGCTGGGGACGCTCGTCGCGAATCTCGGCTACGACAAACTCGTCATGCCCAAACCGGTGTTTATCGGCGACACGCTTCGGGCGACGAGCGAGGTCGTCGGTCTCAAGGAGTCCAAATCGCGGCCGAATGCGGGTATCGTCACCTTCCTGCACCGCGCGATCAATCAGCGCGGCGAAACCGTGTGTCAGTGCGAACGCTCCGCGCTGCTGAAAAAGAAGGAAAATTGA
- a CDS encoding GNAT family N-acetyltransferase, which yields MSALILRDATAEDLPAILAMLAEDTIPPQREAPPDDPRYRAAFEAIDADPNQRLIAAELCGRVVGTMQLSFLPGLSFCGSWRGLIEAVRIAPDLRGQRLGEQMILWAVDQCRARDCKLVQLTSSASRTAAHRFYARLGFVQSHVGMKLHLRD from the coding sequence GTGAGCGCGTTGATCCTGCGCGACGCGACCGCGGAGGATCTGCCCGCCATCCTTGCGATGCTCGCGGAGGATACCATTCCGCCGCAGCGCGAGGCGCCGCCGGACGACCCGCGTTATCGCGCGGCGTTCGAGGCGATCGATGCCGACCCCAACCAGCGGCTGATCGCCGCCGAATTGTGTGGCCGCGTCGTCGGGACGATGCAATTGAGCTTCCTTCCCGGGCTTTCCTTTTGCGGAAGCTGGCGCGGGCTGATCGAGGCGGTGCGCATCGCTCCCGACCTGCGCGGCCAAAGGCTTGGCGAGCAGATGATCCTGTGGGCGGTAGACCAATGCCGCGCCCGCGACTGCAAGCTCGTCCAGCTCACTTCGTCGGCGAGCCGCACTGCGGCGCACCGCTTTTACGCCCGGCTTGGTTTCGTCCAGAGCCACGTCGGCATGAAACTTCATTTGAGGGACTGA
- a CDS encoding HpcH/HpaI aldolase/citrate lyase family protein: protein MRLRSLLFVPGDRPERFAKAAASGADAIILDLEDSVSPANKEAARAAIADYLTGEREVITLVRVNPLDGHMTAADVAAVVGARPDAIMLPKAEGAPAIQQLDTILRSESARDASLPAILPIATETPAAIFTLGSYREVKERLLGLTWGAEDLPAAIGATTSRHDDGSYTAPYEVARSLTLFAAHGAGVAAIDTVFPAIKDEAGLAAYAARARRDGFTGMMAIHPSQVTPINAAFTPSNDEVSRAQGIVDAFAANPGVGVLQVDGKMVDAPHLKQAQHILSLAD from the coding sequence ATGCGCCTGCGCTCGCTCCTGTTCGTCCCCGGCGACCGCCCCGAACGCTTCGCCAAGGCGGCGGCGTCGGGCGCCGACGCGATCATCCTCGACCTTGAGGATTCGGTATCGCCCGCGAACAAGGAAGCGGCGCGCGCTGCGATCGCCGACTATCTGACCGGGGAACGCGAAGTCATCACGCTCGTCCGCGTCAATCCGCTCGACGGCCACATGACCGCTGCCGATGTCGCCGCGGTCGTCGGCGCGCGTCCCGACGCGATCATGCTGCCCAAGGCCGAGGGCGCGCCGGCTATCCAGCAACTCGACACGATCCTGCGCAGCGAGTCGGCACGCGATGCCTCGCTGCCCGCGATCCTGCCGATCGCGACCGAAACCCCGGCGGCCATCTTCACCCTCGGCAGCTATCGTGAAGTCAAGGAGCGGCTGCTCGGCTTGACCTGGGGCGCCGAAGACCTTCCCGCCGCAATCGGCGCAACCACGAGCCGCCACGACGACGGCAGCTATACCGCGCCCTATGAGGTCGCCCGCTCGCTGACCCTGTTCGCGGCGCACGGCGCGGGCGTCGCGGCGATCGACACGGTATTTCCAGCGATCAAGGACGAGGCGGGGCTTGCCGCCTATGCCGCGCGCGCGCGGCGCGACGGCTTTACCGGGATGATGGCGATCCACCCGTCGCAGGTGACGCCGATCAATGCCGCCTTCACCCCGTCGAACGACGAGGTATCGCGCGCGCAGGGGATCGTCGATGCCTTTGCCGCCAATCCCGGCGTCGGGGTGTTGCAGGTCGACGGCAAGATGGTCGACGCGCCGCACCTCAAGCAGGCGCAGCATATCCTGTCGCTGGCGGACTGA
- a CDS encoding acetyl/propionyl/methylcrotonyl-CoA carboxylase subunit alpha: MINSLLIANRGEIACRIIRTARAMGVRTVAVYSDADANALHVRMADEAVHIGPSPARESYLIGEKIIAAAKATGAEAIHPGYGFLSENAEFAQAVLDAGLVWVGPKPSSITAMGLKDAAKKLMADAGVPVTPGYMGENQDPAFLAEQAASIGYPVLIKAVAGGGGKGMRKVDAAADFADALASCQREAAASFGNDHVLIEKYILSPRHIEVQIFGDTHGNIVHLFERDCSLQRRHQKVIEEAPAPGMDEETREALCAAAVRAGQAVDYVGAGTIEFIADGSEGLRADRIWFMEMNTRLQVEHPVTEAITGVDLVEWQLRVASGEPLPLRQEDLYINGWAMEARLYAEDPATGFLPSTGKLDVLLRPMSSRVDTGIEEGSEVSPFYDPMIAKVITHAGQREEAIDDLRYELSKLGVWPVKTNAGFLHRLLGDADFERGDVDTGLIERRGEALMATPLPPATELTAAAAQLEDEAAVPRALAGFRLNRTADTSRALRVNGQRVEYEADARADGYFASHFEPFDGGAALLMVHEGTTMIVAPDRTDGAASGAAGDGAILSPMPGKVIAVEVAAGDTVVKGQKLLTLEAMKMEHSLTAPFDGVVAELNAEAGAQVQVEALLVRIEAAE; this comes from the coding sequence ATGATCAACTCTCTTCTCATCGCCAATCGTGGCGAAATCGCCTGCCGTATCATCCGCACCGCGCGGGCGATGGGCGTCCGCACCGTTGCCGTCTATTCGGACGCCGATGCCAATGCGCTGCATGTCCGTATGGCGGATGAGGCTGTGCACATCGGGCCTTCGCCAGCACGCGAAAGCTATTTGATCGGCGAAAAGATCATCGCCGCCGCGAAGGCGACCGGTGCCGAGGCGATCCACCCCGGCTACGGCTTCCTCTCCGAAAATGCCGAGTTCGCGCAGGCGGTGCTCGACGCCGGGCTCGTCTGGGTCGGACCGAAACCGTCTTCGATCACGGCGATGGGCCTCAAGGATGCCGCGAAAAAGCTGATGGCCGATGCCGGGGTGCCGGTGACGCCGGGCTATATGGGCGAGAATCAGGACCCGGCCTTCCTTGCCGAGCAAGCCGCGAGCATCGGCTATCCGGTGCTGATCAAGGCGGTGGCGGGCGGCGGCGGCAAGGGGATGCGCAAGGTCGATGCCGCGGCCGATTTCGCCGACGCGCTTGCTTCTTGCCAGCGCGAGGCGGCCGCCTCGTTCGGCAACGACCATGTGCTGATCGAAAAATATATCCTGAGCCCGCGCCATATCGAGGTGCAAATCTTCGGCGATACCCACGGCAATATCGTCCATCTGTTCGAACGCGACTGCTCGTTGCAGCGGCGGCACCAGAAGGTGATCGAGGAAGCCCCCGCCCCCGGCATGGACGAGGAAACGCGCGAGGCGCTGTGCGCCGCAGCGGTCCGCGCCGGACAGGCGGTCGATTATGTCGGCGCCGGGACGATCGAGTTCATCGCCGACGGCAGCGAGGGTCTGCGCGCCGACCGCATCTGGTTCATGGAGATGAACACGCGCCTGCAGGTCGAACATCCGGTGACCGAGGCGATCACCGGCGTTGACTTGGTCGAATGGCAGCTCCGCGTTGCCAGCGGCGAGCCGCTACCGCTGCGGCAGGAGGATCTGTACATCAACGGCTGGGCGATGGAGGCGCGCCTCTATGCCGAGGACCCCGCAACGGGCTTCCTGCCGAGCACCGGCAAACTCGACGTGCTGCTGCGGCCGATGTCGTCGCGCGTCGACACGGGGATCGAGGAGGGCAGCGAGGTTTCGCCCTTCTATGACCCGATGATCGCCAAGGTGATCACCCACGCCGGCCAGCGCGAGGAAGCGATCGACGACCTGCGTTACGAACTGTCGAAGCTGGGCGTCTGGCCGGTCAAGACCAACGCCGGCTTCCTGCACCGCCTGCTGGGCGATGCGGATTTCGAACGCGGCGATGTCGACACCGGCCTCATCGAGCGGCGCGGCGAGGCGCTGATGGCCACCCCCCTGCCCCCGGCGACTGAATTGACGGCGGCGGCGGCGCAGCTCGAGGACGAGGCCGCTGTGCCGCGCGCGCTTGCGGGTTTCCGCCTCAACCGTACGGCAGACACCAGCCGCGCGCTGCGGGTCAATGGCCAACGTGTCGAATATGAGGCGGATGCGCGCGCCGACGGTTATTTCGCCAGCCATTTCGAACCCTTCGACGGCGGCGCGGCGCTGCTGATGGTGCATGAAGGCACGACGATGATCGTCGCGCCCGACCGCACCGACGGCGCGGCGAGCGGCGCGGCGGGGGACGGCGCCATCCTGTCGCCGATGCCCGGCAAGGTCATCGCGGTCGAGGTCGCGGCGGGTGACACCGTCGTGAAGGGCCAGAAGCTGCTGACGCTCGAAGCGATGAAGATGGAGCATAGCCTGACCGCGCCGTTCGACGGCGTCGTTGCCGAGCTCAATGCCGAAGCGGGTGCGCAGGTGCAGGTCGAGGCCTTGCTCGTCCGGATCGAGGCGGCCGAGTGA
- a CDS encoding M13 family metallopeptidase, translated as MKKTVFAILLSTAAIVAGPVACSKGDKQEASYTVGTGIGINKAAMDTAVKPGDDFYAYANGNWQKTTEIPADRSSIGAFLVAQLETEKRNRELIDAIVKGNAGADTNEGRIAAFYKAYTDTKAIDAAGMKPVAADLARFDAIADKATLSKILGEQVRADVDPLNATNFFTENLFGIFVTQGLATPGDTIPYMLQGGLGLPEREYYLSSDPKMAGIRTQYQAYIAKLLTAAGQADAEAKAKRIYDLEVKIAKAHVTREQSEDFTKSAGVWTKDDFAKKAPGIDWPAFFAAAKLDGAGKFGAYHGAAITNLSALVASQPLEAWKDWLAFHQINSHADVLPSAIDNAHFAFYGTTLSGTPQQRSRDKRALAALDTYLGDAVGKAYADKYFPASAKAEVGDMVTNIKSAFAKRVETIDWMAPETKKEAIKKVETIAVGVGYPESWRDYGSYTVSAADAYANEVAGQRAEYAHQLAKIGKPMDKGEWWMVPQTVNAVNLPVQNALNFPAAILQPPFFNASADPAYNYGAIGAVIGHEISHSFDNNGAAFDSTGALRNWWTAADLAKFNAAGAALAAQYDGYKPFPDLALNGKLTLGENIADVAGLQAAYDAYHASLKGKEAPVIDGFTGDQRFFIAFAQTWATKMRDEALRQRVATDGHAPGMYRALTVRNLDAWYKAFDVREGDKLYLAPDKRVRVWG; from the coding sequence ATGAAAAAGACCGTCTTTGCCATCCTGCTGTCCACTGCCGCGATCGTCGCGGGGCCCGTCGCCTGTTCGAAGGGCGACAAGCAGGAAGCGAGCTATACCGTCGGCACCGGGATCGGCATCAACAAGGCCGCGATGGACACCGCCGTCAAACCCGGCGACGACTTCTACGCCTATGCCAATGGCAACTGGCAGAAAACGACCGAAATTCCCGCCGACCGCTCGTCGATCGGCGCCTTTCTCGTCGCCCAGCTCGAAACCGAAAAGCGGAACCGCGAACTGATCGACGCGATCGTCAAGGGCAATGCCGGCGCCGACACCAACGAAGGCCGCATCGCCGCCTTCTACAAGGCCTACACCGACACGAAGGCGATCGACGCTGCGGGGATGAAGCCCGTCGCGGCCGACCTCGCGCGCTTCGATGCGATCGCCGACAAGGCCACCCTGTCGAAGATACTCGGCGAACAGGTTCGCGCCGACGTCGATCCGCTCAACGCGACGAATTTCTTCACCGAAAACCTGTTCGGCATCTTCGTGACGCAGGGGCTCGCAACCCCCGGCGACACCATTCCCTATATGTTGCAGGGCGGTCTCGGCTTGCCCGAGCGCGAATATTATCTGTCGTCCGATCCGAAGATGGCGGGCATACGCACCCAATATCAGGCCTATATCGCCAAGCTGCTGACCGCAGCGGGGCAGGCCGATGCCGAGGCGAAGGCCAAGCGCATCTACGATCTCGAGGTCAAGATCGCCAAGGCGCACGTCACGCGCGAACAGAGCGAGGATTTCACCAAATCCGCCGGCGTGTGGACCAAGGATGATTTCGCGAAGAAGGCGCCGGGCATCGACTGGCCGGCCTTCTTCGCCGCCGCGAAGCTCGACGGTGCGGGTAAGTTCGGCGCCTATCACGGCGCAGCGATCACCAACCTGTCGGCGCTGGTGGCGTCGCAGCCGCTCGAGGCGTGGAAGGACTGGCTGGCGTTCCACCAGATCAACAGCCACGCCGACGTGCTGCCGAGTGCGATCGACAATGCCCATTTCGCCTTTTACGGCACGACGCTGTCGGGCACGCCGCAACAGCGCAGCCGCGACAAGCGCGCACTCGCGGCGCTCGACACCTATCTGGGCGATGCGGTGGGCAAAGCCTATGCCGATAAATATTTCCCCGCCTCCGCCAAGGCCGAAGTCGGCGACATGGTGACGAACATCAAGTCCGCCTTTGCCAAGCGCGTCGAGACGATCGACTGGATGGCGCCCGAAACCAAGAAGGAGGCGATCAAGAAGGTCGAAACGATCGCGGTCGGGGTGGGCTATCCCGAAAGCTGGCGCGATTACGGCAGCTATACCGTCAGCGCCGCCGACGCCTATGCGAACGAGGTCGCGGGGCAGCGGGCCGAATATGCCCACCAACTCGCCAAGATCGGCAAGCCGATGGACAAGGGCGAATGGTGGATGGTCCCGCAGACGGTCAACGCCGTGAACCTGCCGGTCCAGAACGCGCTGAACTTCCCCGCCGCGATCCTGCAACCGCCCTTCTTCAACGCCTCCGCCGACCCCGCGTATAATTATGGCGCGATCGGTGCGGTCATCGGCCACGAGATCAGCCACAGCTTCGACAACAATGGCGCGGCGTTCGATTCGACCGGCGCGCTGCGCAACTGGTGGACCGCGGCGGATCTGGCGAAGTTCAACGCCGCGGGCGCGGCGCTGGCGGCGCAATATGACGGATACAAGCCGTTCCCCGACCTCGCGCTCAACGGCAAGCTGACGCTGGGGGAGAATATCGCCGACGTTGCGGGGTTGCAGGCCGCCTACGACGCCTATCATGCCTCGCTGAAGGGCAAAGAAGCGCCGGTGATCGACGGCTTCACCGGCGACCAGCGTTTCTTCATCGCCTTTGCGCAGACCTGGGCGACCAAGATGCGCGACGAGGCGCTGCGCCAGCGGGTGGCGACCGACGGCCATGCGCCCGGCATGTATCGCGCGCTGACGGTGCGCAACCTCGACGCGTGGTACAAGGCGTTCGACGTTCGCGAGGGCGACAAGCTCTACCTCGCGCCCGACAAGCGCGTGCGCGTCTGGGGATAA